In the Ipomoea triloba cultivar NCNSP0323 chromosome 6, ASM357664v1 genome, one interval contains:
- the LOC116022410 gene encoding zinc finger BED domain-containing protein RICESLEEPER 2-like gives MKVFEECVEKVGIQLKLGLSIDVPTRWNSAYKMLDTAIKYKRAFSSLQLLDTNYKHCPSHEEWVRVEKICDFLMPFNKITKLFSGSTYPTSNLYFRQVWKIEYLLRMNMKNGDPVIKEMACKMKIKFDKYWEQYSVILAIGVVLDPRMKFKLLEFCYKKLDENTYKEKLDVVKNKLYMLFEAYKATSLTATTSSTASTSRCENVIASDDFGDEFIEYSVQDNVQNGKSALDVYLDEPQMDMKSYASLDILNFWKDNKHRFGELSLMACDVLSIPITTVASESAFSIGGRVLNKYRNCLLPSHVQALICTRNWLSGFELDDKGDDGEVEDVPVRVPTESSEA, from the exons ATGAAAGTCTTTGAAGAATGTGTTGAAAAAGTAGGTATTCAGCTTAAACTTGGTTTGTCTATTGATGTGCCTACTAGGTGGAATTCAGCATATAAAATGCTTGATACTGCAATCAAGTATAAGCGTGCTTTCAGTAGTCTGCAATTACTTGATACAAACTATAAGCATTGTCCTTCACATGAAGAGTGGGTTAGAGTTGAAAAGATATGCGATTTCTTAATGCCTTTTaataaaattaccaaattgtttTCTGGTTCAACTTATCCCACATCCAACTTATATTTTCGGCAAGTTTGGAAAATTGAGTATTTGTTGAGAATGAATATGAAAAATGGAGATCCAGTGATTAAAGAGATGGCTTGTAAAATGAAAATCAAGTTTGATAAATATTGGGAGCAATATAGTGTTATTCTAGCAATAGGAGTTGTCTTGGATCCAAGAATGAAATTTAAGCTTTTGGAGTTTTGCTACAAAAAGTTGGATGAAAACACTTACAAAGAAAAGTTAGATGTTGTGAAGAACAAGTTGTATATGCTTTTTGAAGCATATAAAGCCACATCTTTGACCGCGACGACTAGTTCAACTGCAAGTACTAGTCGATGTGAAAATGTTATAGCAAGTGATGATTTCGGT GATGAGTTCATTGAATATAGTGTTCAAGATAATGTGCAAAATGGTAAATCTGCTTTGGATGTGTATTTAGATGAGCCACAGATGGATATGAAGTCATATGCTAGTTTGGATATTCTGAACTTTTGGAAGGATAATAAACATCGCTTTGGTGAGTTATCTTTAATGGCATGTGATGTGTTAAGTATTCCTATTACTACAGTGGCTTCGGAATCGGCTTTTAGTATAGGAGGTCGTGTGTTGAACAAGTATAGGAATTGTTTGCTTCCTTCCCATGTTCAAGCATTGATTTGTACACGCAATTGGTTAAGCGGttttgaattagatgataaaG GTGATGATGGTGAAGTTGAAGATGTTCCTGTTCGTGTTCCAACCGAATCTTCTGAAGCGTAG